The proteins below are encoded in one region of Calditrichota bacterium:
- a CDS encoding glucosamine-6-phosphate deaminase, translating to MRILIFDDYEQLSKWVAYYVASKINHAKPTKRKPFVLGLPTGSSPIGTYRHLVQLHKEGKVSFKNVITFNMDEYVGLPEDHPQSYHRFMYEHLFDHIDIPRGNINILNGNAPDLQKECDAYEAKIQRVGGIDLFLGGIGPDGHIAFNEPGSSLSSRTRIKTLTLDTRKANARFFDNDVTKVPKTALTVGVKTVMDAREVLIIVSGYAKARALRMAVEEGVNHMWTVSMLQLHPHGIIACDEEATMELRVGTVKYFRDIEAQALATLPEL from the coding sequence ATGCGGATTCTCATCTTCGATGACTATGAGCAGTTGAGCAAGTGGGTGGCCTATTATGTGGCCAGCAAGATCAATCACGCCAAACCGACCAAGCGGAAACCGTTCGTCTTGGGTCTGCCTACCGGTTCGTCACCCATCGGCACCTACCGGCACTTGGTGCAGCTGCACAAGGAGGGCAAGGTCTCGTTCAAGAACGTGATCACCTTCAACATGGATGAGTACGTCGGGCTCCCTGAGGACCATCCGCAGAGCTACCACCGGTTCATGTACGAGCACCTTTTCGACCACATCGACATCCCCCGCGGCAACATCAACATCCTCAACGGCAACGCGCCGGACCTCCAAAAGGAGTGCGACGCGTACGAGGCCAAGATCCAGCGCGTAGGGGGCATCGACCTCTTCTTGGGCGGCATCGGGCCGGACGGCCACATCGCTTTCAACGAGCCCGGCTCGTCGCTGAGCTCGCGCACCCGCATCAAGACGCTGACCCTGGACACCAGGAAGGCGAACGCCCGCTTCTTCGACAACGACGTGACCAAGGTCCCGAAGACGGCGCTGACCGTCGGCGTCAAGACGGTGATGGACGCCCGCGAGGTGTTGATCATCGTCAGCGGCTATGCCAAGGCGCGGGCCTTGCGCATGGCCGTGGAAGAGGGCGTCAACCACATGTGGACCGTCTCCATGTTGCAACTGCACCCCCATGGCATCATCGCCTGCGACGAGGAAGCGACCATGGAGCTGCGCGTGGGCACCGTCAAGTACTTCCGCGACATCGAGGCGCAGGCGCTGGCTACCTTGCCTGAGTTGTAG